Proteins encoded in a region of the Bradyrhizobium sp. CB3481 genome:
- a CDS encoding biotin/lipoate--protein ligase family protein, giving the protein MLDLPPGYTLVALRELGDAFAHACEIAPEAGAGTLVWVRRYDLVEFAVVLEPDEPLRSARRALFAGMNALADAIAAHCPPEREVTFDWPDAVRFDAGLLGGGRLAWPMDFAEDQVPPWLVFGVILRAAAMAHVPEVQAAAGVSLLSEGFEMVETDAIIESFSRHLMTAFDRWKERGFEAIARDYLERLPKGKAGERRGIDINGDLLVSLPNSRGEPDRSSLVDALGRSDWYDPQARGPKLG; this is encoded by the coding sequence ATGCTCGATCTGCCGCCCGGTTATACTTTGGTCGCGCTGCGCGAGCTTGGCGACGCCTTTGCCCATGCCTGCGAAATCGCTCCGGAGGCGGGGGCCGGGACGCTGGTCTGGGTGCGCCGCTACGATCTGGTCGAGTTCGCGGTGGTGCTCGAACCGGACGAGCCGCTGAGATCGGCGCGCCGGGCGTTGTTTGCCGGGATGAATGCGCTGGCGGACGCGATTGCCGCGCACTGCCCACCGGAGCGGGAGGTCACGTTCGACTGGCCCGACGCCGTCAGGTTCGATGCCGGATTGCTTGGCGGCGGGCGGCTGGCCTGGCCGATGGATTTCGCCGAAGATCAGGTTCCGCCGTGGCTCGTTTTCGGGGTGATCCTGCGCGCCGCCGCCATGGCGCATGTCCCGGAGGTGCAGGCCGCCGCGGGCGTGTCATTGCTGAGCGAAGGCTTCGAGATGGTCGAGACCGACGCGATCATCGAAAGTTTTAGCCGCCACTTGATGACCGCCTTCGATCGTTGGAAGGAGCGCGGCTTTGAGGCGATTGCACGGGACTATCTGGAGCGGCTTCCCAAGGGGAAGGCCGGCGAGCGACGCGGCATCGATATCAACGGCGATCTTCTGGTGAGCTTGCCGAACAGCCGCGGAGAGCCTGACAGGAGCAGCCTTGTGGATGCGTTGGGGCGCTCCGATTGGTATGATCCGCAGGCGCGCGGTCCGAAACTCGGATGA
- a CDS encoding DUF6505 family protein, translating to MLKFPRTIRLDPSDTFVFERAAEPGEWAVSGAFVFWNRDLARLGPKQRVALRSGFLGIDSLGWSTLAIVTEATEAERQAMVARLASQLLEKFGAPDAEAARHAAEEEIAFAASLCEHPPQTLLAVQRSVDNGEIRERFRTLKPRAGAADGDRLHAHASAFTFHEVEGEDEPAEEVDLLGLIRTDAGTNRT from the coding sequence ATGCTGAAGTTTCCGCGAACCATCAGGCTGGATCCGTCGGATACGTTCGTCTTCGAACGGGCGGCGGAACCTGGCGAATGGGCCGTTTCCGGCGCCTTCGTGTTCTGGAACCGGGATTTGGCAAGGCTGGGCCCAAAGCAGCGTGTGGCGCTGCGCTCGGGATTTCTCGGCATCGACAGTCTTGGATGGTCGACGCTAGCCATCGTCACTGAAGCAACCGAAGCCGAGCGGCAGGCAATGGTCGCGCGGCTCGCCAGCCAGTTGCTGGAGAAATTCGGCGCACCTGATGCGGAGGCCGCGCGCCATGCGGCGGAGGAGGAGATCGCATTCGCAGCCTCGCTGTGCGAACATCCGCCGCAGACACTGCTTGCGGTGCAGCGCAGCGTCGACAACGGCGAAATCCGCGAGCGCTTTCGCACCCTGAAACCGCGCGCCGGTGCCGCAGATGGCGACCGGTTGCACGCCCATGCCAGCGCCTTTACCTTCCATGAAGTGGAAGGCGAAGATGAACCTGCCGAAGAGGTCGATCTTCTTGGGCTGATCAGGACTGACGCCGGCACGAATCGTACATGA